Proteins co-encoded in one Quercus robur chromosome 8, dhQueRobu3.1, whole genome shotgun sequence genomic window:
- the LOC126694019 gene encoding transcription factor WER-like, giving the protein MVRAPFYDKNGLKKGAWSVEEDNKLRSYIQRFGHRNWRELPKFAGLSRCGKSCRLRWVNYLQPDVKRGNYTEEEELMIIKLHEELGNKWSMIAASLPGRSDNDIKNHWHAHLKKCTKKNPRISKMKMLSNEAYQHDVDIARKTETDNSVSSSPSYQVQESSQLPPETSSSEFSYLSFDNAPLSGINWTAEDSLATLETLEQSFSDFWTEPFVLDNTYIQNNYPESLANGGFSASQSCYNEGVDSIYEAMQEIENYQRINEDPYLVN; this is encoded by the exons AAGGTCTTATATTCAGAGATTTGGCCACCGGAACTGGCGGGAACTTCCCAAATTTGCAG GTTTATCAAGGTGTGGGAAGAGTTGCAGACTGCGATGGGTGAACTACCTCCAGCCAGATGTAAAACGAGGAAACtacacagaagaagaagagcttATGATCATCAAATTGCATGAAGAACTAGGCAATAA atGGTCTATGATTGCGGCAAGCTTGCCAGGGAGATCAGATAATGATATAAAAAACCACTGGCATGCCCACCTAAAGAAGTGCACCAAGAAAAATCCTAGAATATCAAAGATGAAAATGCTGTCCAATGAAGCTTACCAACATGACGTTGATATAGCAAGGAAAACAGAAACAGACAATTCTGTAAGCAGTTCTCCCTCTTACCAGGTTCAGGAGAGCTCCCAATTACCCCCAGAAACATCTTCTAGTGAATTCTCATACTTGAGCTTTGATAATGCACCTTTATCTGGCATAAATTGGACTGCAGAAGATAGTCTCGCTACATTGGAAACACTTGAACAATCGTTTAGTGACTTTTGGACTGAACCCTTTGTATTGGACAATACCTACATTCAGAATAACTATCCAGAATCCTTGGCAAATGGAGGATTTAGTGCATCTCAATCATGCTACAATGAAGGCGTAGATTCCATCTACGAGGCAATGCAAGAAATCGAGAACTACCAGAGAATTAATGAAGATCCATATTTGGTGAACTAG